In the genome of Photobacterium sp. TLY01, one region contains:
- the acs gene encoding acetate--CoA ligase, giving the protein MSEVHVYPVNQQIAERAHITEEQYNDMYQQSVSDPEAFWREHGKIVDWITPYNKIKQTSFDTGHVNIKWFEDGTLNVSANCLDRHLATRGDQPAIIWEGDDPSDDATLTYHELHKQVCQFANALKAQGVKKGDVVCLYMPMVAEAAVAMLACTRIGAVHTIVFGGFSPEALAGRIIDSKAKVVVTADEGVRGGRAVPLKKNVDDALKHPEVTSIEKVVVFQRTGNAVAWDENRDVWWHDATAAVPDHCDPEPMNAEDPLFILYTSGSTGKPKGVLHTTGGYLVYATMTFKYVFDYQEGEVYWCTADVGWITGHSYLVYGPLANGATTLLFEGVPNYPSTARMSEVVDKHQVNILYTAPTAIRALMAKGDEAIAGTQRSSLRIMGSVGEPINPEAWEWYHRTIGDSRCPIVDTWWQTETGGILITPLPGATALKPGSATRPFFGVQPALVDNMGNILPGATEGNLVMLDSWPGQMRTLWGDHERFEQTYFSTFKGMYFTGDGARRDEDGYYWITGRVDDVLNISGHRMGTAEIESALVAFDKIAEAAIVGVPHDIKGQAIYAYITLNDGVIPTAELHKEVKDWVRKEIGPIATPDFLHWTDALPKTRSGKIMRRILRKIATGDTGSLGDTSTLADPSVVDKLIAEKEKVV; this is encoded by the coding sequence ATGAGTGAGGTTCATGTTTACCCTGTCAACCAGCAGATTGCTGAGCGGGCTCATATCACGGAAGAGCAATACAACGACATGTACCAGCAGTCTGTCAGCGACCCGGAAGCTTTCTGGCGTGAGCACGGTAAGATTGTTGACTGGATCACCCCGTACAACAAGATTAAGCAGACCTCTTTCGATACCGGCCATGTCAATATCAAATGGTTTGAAGACGGCACACTGAACGTCTCCGCCAACTGTCTCGACCGTCATCTGGCAACCCGCGGCGACCAGCCTGCCATCATCTGGGAAGGTGACGACCCAAGCGATGATGCCACCCTGACGTATCACGAACTGCACAAACAAGTCTGCCAGTTCGCCAACGCCCTCAAAGCACAGGGCGTGAAAAAAGGCGATGTGGTTTGTCTGTACATGCCCATGGTAGCTGAAGCGGCGGTGGCCATGCTGGCCTGTACCCGCATCGGGGCCGTGCACACCATTGTGTTCGGTGGCTTCTCACCGGAAGCCCTTGCCGGCCGTATTATCGACTCAAAAGCCAAAGTCGTTGTGACTGCTGATGAAGGGGTTCGCGGCGGCCGCGCTGTGCCCCTGAAGAAGAATGTCGACGATGCCCTGAAACACCCTGAGGTCACCAGCATTGAGAAAGTGGTGGTGTTCCAGCGCACCGGCAATGCCGTGGCATGGGATGAGAACCGTGATGTCTGGTGGCATGACGCCACCGCAGCCGTGCCGGATCATTGCGACCCGGAACCGATGAATGCCGAAGATCCGCTGTTTATCCTCTATACCTCGGGCTCGACCGGTAAGCCCAAGGGCGTGCTGCACACCACAGGCGGCTATCTGGTTTATGCGACCATGACCTTTAAATATGTCTTCGACTATCAGGAAGGTGAAGTCTACTGGTGTACCGCCGATGTGGGCTGGATCACCGGCCACAGCTATCTGGTGTACGGCCCGCTGGCCAACGGCGCCACCACTCTGTTGTTTGAAGGCGTGCCTAATTATCCGTCTACCGCCCGCATGAGCGAAGTGGTCGACAAGCATCAGGTCAACATTCTCTATACTGCGCCAACCGCCATTCGCGCCCTGATGGCCAAAGGCGACGAAGCCATTGCCGGGACTCAGCGTTCATCGCTGCGGATCATGGGTTCAGTCGGCGAGCCGATTAACCCGGAAGCCTGGGAATGGTATCACCGCACGATTGGTGACAGCCGCTGCCCGATTGTCGATACCTGGTGGCAGACCGAAACCGGCGGCATCCTGATCACCCCGCTGCCTGGCGCAACCGCGCTGAAGCCCGGTTCAGCCACCCGTCCGTTCTTTGGCGTTCAGCCGGCACTGGTCGATAACATGGGCAACATTCTGCCGGGCGCGACTGAAGGTAATCTGGTGATGCTGGACAGCTGGCCGGGTCAGATGCGCACCCTGTGGGGCGACCACGAGCGCTTCGAGCAGACTTACTTCTCGACCTTTAAAGGCATGTATTTTACCGGTGACGGCGCCCGACGCGATGAAGACGGTTACTACTGGATCACCGGCCGTGTCGATGATGTCCTGAATATCTCAGGTCACCGCATGGGAACCGCTGAAATTGAATCGGCCCTGGTGGCTTTCGACAAGATTGCCGAAGCCGCGATCGTCGGCGTGCCGCACGATATCAAAGGCCAGGCCATTTATGCCTATATCACCTTAAACGACGGCGTGATCCCAACGGCTGAACTGCATAAAGAAGTCAAAGACTGGGTCCGTAAGGAGATCGGCCCGATTGCCACACCAGACTTCCTGCACTGGACGGACGCGCTGCCGAAAACCCGCTCCGGTAAAATTATGCGCCGGATTCTGCGCAAAATCGCCACCGGGGACACTGGCTCGCTGGGAGATACCTCCACCCTGGCCGATCCAAGTGTGGTCGACAAACTGATCGCCGAAAAAGAAAAAGTCGTCTGA
- a CDS encoding 3'-5' exonuclease, whose translation MNILRRWWYQYKFRHHPIHALFQRYSGDELVSVDCETTSLDPASAELVTIAATRIKANRILTSESLYLTLSPPDSLSAASVTIHKMRHQDLSHGLEPREALTRLLEFIGNRPLVGYHIRYDKAILDRYFKRLFGFSLPNKLVEVSHLYHEQLERQLPNTCYDLSLEAISRHLGLPHPERHDALQDSITAALIYVRLKHGDLPALTSP comes from the coding sequence ATGAATATTCTGCGTCGTTGGTGGTATCAGTACAAATTCCGCCATCACCCGATACACGCCCTGTTTCAGCGCTACAGCGGCGATGAGCTGGTCTCGGTTGACTGTGAAACTACCAGCCTGGATCCCGCCAGCGCGGAGCTGGTGACGATTGCAGCCACCCGTATCAAAGCCAACCGGATTCTGACCAGTGAGTCGCTGTATCTGACCCTGAGTCCGCCCGATAGTCTGAGTGCGGCCTCAGTCACCATCCACAAAATGCGCCATCAGGATCTCAGCCACGGCCTGGAGCCCAGAGAGGCACTGACACGGCTGCTGGAATTCATCGGTAACCGGCCGCTGGTCGGCTATCACATCCGGTATGATAAGGCGATTCTCGACCGCTATTTCAAGCGTTTGTTCGGGTTTTCCCTGCCCAATAAGCTGGTGGAAGTCAGCCATCTGTACCATGAGCAGCTGGAGCGTCAACTGCCCAATACCTGCTATGACCTGAGCCTTGAGGCCATCAGCCGTCATTTGGGATTGCCGCACCCGGAACGGCACGATGCCTTGCAGGACAGTATTACCGCCGCTCTGATCTATGTCCGGCTCAAGCACGGGGATCTGCCCGCGCTGACCTCCCCTTGA